Proteins found in one Bremerella volcania genomic segment:
- a CDS encoding RidA family protein gives MSFDAALDALNLELPPAPKAMGLYKPAVTVGNLVYLSGHGPLSPDGTLQLGKVGVDVDQEVGYAAARQTGLAMLATLKAHLGSLDKIKRLVKTFGMVNCQDSFTQQPAVINGFSELMKEVFGEDCGIAARSAIGVNALPAGMTVEVEAIFELKD, from the coding sequence ATGAGCTTTGATGCCGCCCTGGATGCTTTGAACTTGGAATTGCCGCCGGCGCCAAAGGCCATGGGGCTTTACAAGCCTGCGGTCACAGTCGGGAACCTTGTTTACCTCTCGGGTCACGGTCCGCTGAGCCCGGACGGTACGCTTCAGTTGGGCAAAGTGGGGGTCGACGTCGATCAGGAAGTGGGCTACGCGGCCGCTCGCCAAACGGGCCTGGCCATGCTCGCGACATTGAAGGCCCACCTGGGCAGCCTCGACAAAATCAAACGCCTGGTGAAAACGTTCGGCATGGTCAACTGCCAGGACTCCTTCACCCAACAACCGGCGGTGATCAACGGCTTCAGCGAGTTGATGAAAGAAGTCTTCGGCGAAGACTGCGGCATCGCGGCGCGCAGCGCCATCGGCGTGAACGCGCTGCCCGCCGGCATGACCGTCGAAGTCGAAGCGATCTTCGAGTTGAAGGATTAG
- the prfB gene encoding peptide chain release factor 2 (programmed frameshift), whose protein sequence is MEREFYDRAESIRQRLLQLKDSLDYAAKQQQLKDIEQRMSAPDFWDNQEKAQETVGQMKSLKSLVEPLDECLSGIEDLDVMLEMAEEDKSLADEVPGTLEKLESDLETLELKALLDGPYDNCGAIVTINARDGGTDANDWAEMMLTMYGRWADQNEYDVELIDRTDNEEAGINNATFVVRGPMAYGYLKGETGMHRLVRISPFNSEGKRQTSFAAVDVSPEIPDSEEVDIDEDDVRVDTFRASGAGGQHVNKTDSAIRLTHIPTGIVVQCQQERSQHKNRAQAWKMLRSRIARVEEERRESQQAEKYKTQAKVGFGSQIRNYFLHPDQRVKDARTGYYMGSFHSVMNGDIQGFLDAYLRWRVGQESPQN, encoded by the exons ATGGAACGCGAGTTTTACGATCGAGCAGAGAGCATCCGTCAGCGACTCCTTCAGTTAAAGGACTCTCTT GACTACGCTGCCAAGCAGCAGCAGCTGAAGGATATCGAGCAGCGGATGTCGGCCCCTGACTTCTGGGACAATCAAGAGAAAGCCCAGGAGACGGTCGGCCAGATGAAGTCGCTCAAGAGCCTTGTGGAACCGTTGGATGAGTGCCTGTCCGGCATCGAAGACCTGGACGTGATGCTCGAGATGGCCGAGGAAGATAAATCCCTGGCCGACGAAGTGCCCGGCACGCTCGAGAAGCTGGAATCCGATCTGGAGACGTTGGAGCTGAAAGCGCTTCTCGACGGGCCATACGACAACTGCGGCGCGATCGTGACGATCAATGCCCGTGACGGTGGTACCGATGCCAACGACTGGGCGGAAATGATGCTCACGATGTATGGCCGCTGGGCGGATCAAAACGAGTACGACGTCGAACTGATCGATCGAACGGACAACGAAGAGGCCGGCATCAACAACGCGACCTTCGTCGTTCGCGGTCCGATGGCCTACGGCTACCTGAAAGGAGAAACCGGCATGCACCGCCTGGTGCGGATCAGTCCGTTCAACTCGGAAGGCAAACGTCAGACGAGCTTCGCCGCGGTCGACGTTTCGCCGGAGATTCCCGACAGTGAAGAAGTCGATATCGATGAAGACGACGTCCGCGTCGACACGTTCCGGGCTAGCGGAGCCGGGGGTCAGCACGTGAACAAGACCGACAGTGCGATTCGCCTGACGCACATTCCCACGGGGATCGTCGTGCAGTGTCAACAGGAACGCAGCCAGCATAAAAACCGAGCCCAGGCCTGGAAGATGCTGCGTTCGCGGATCGCTCGGGTAGAGGAAGAACGCCGCGAAAGCCAGCAAGCCGAAAAGTACAAGACCCAAGCCAAGGTAGGGTTCGGCTCGCAGATTCGCAATTACTTCCTGCACCCCGATCAACGCGTGAAGGATGCCCGGACTGGCTATTATATGGGCAGTTTCCATAGCGTCATGAACGGCGACATCCAAGGCTTTCTCGACGCCTACTTGCGTTGGCGAGTCGGCCAGGAATCGCCGCAGAATTAA
- a CDS encoding diguanylate cyclase, with the protein MTFSKTSQPELPPTRSRVLVVDDDRLIRTLIREFLTREGYEIVTVENCRQALEVLEEEKNEFKFLVTDWELPDGSGIDLIRHVRHVVSSHYMYIVMATSHGNRENLTQALNAGADDFLAKPIDRGELVARMRSGQRILALETRLTHLANSDPLTSLPTRRVFEEMVSKEWSRSRRHRLPLSFVIFDIDYFKRINDVHGHVSGDQVLREIGRILSDSVRKSDIICRYGGEEFCAVLPETSSAQACIWAENLRKRIAETEIILDSAVVNVTTSFGIVEAMAEMEELDDLIEIADQCLIEAKQKGRNQVVSFNNLQNAVCCGDTGHLDLVFGGAVAADAMTPVVSTVTPDSSVIDISQFFLNYRIPSAPVVDHEGSLVGIVSEKDLMSVACRPNPHEITIAEVMRKNLICYPPNIPLRIVWEFLNRVSIRTVLITENSKTLGVLSRQSILRWLANTTWNQNGPMGHAGDVSNTSSQRLEVAAKLLAETSRQLTNDVEVRTEDEHAAMVIGTVSKMQDLMTDLLEAVRGGSGSGAMSLGTAFNTTDF; encoded by the coding sequence TTGACCTTCAGCAAAACAAGTCAGCCCGAACTTCCTCCGACTCGCAGCCGGGTATTGGTTGTTGACGACGATAGGCTCATTCGAACTCTCATTCGCGAGTTTCTGACGCGCGAAGGGTACGAAATCGTTACGGTTGAAAACTGCCGGCAGGCCTTGGAAGTGTTGGAAGAGGAAAAGAACGAGTTCAAGTTCCTGGTGACGGACTGGGAATTGCCGGACGGTTCAGGGATCGATCTGATCCGGCACGTGCGACATGTCGTCAGTTCGCATTACATGTACATCGTGATGGCCACGTCTCACGGCAATCGTGAGAACTTGACCCAGGCCCTCAACGCTGGGGCCGACGATTTTTTGGCCAAGCCGATCGATCGTGGTGAACTGGTCGCGCGCATGCGATCGGGTCAGCGAATTCTGGCCTTGGAAACGCGCCTGACGCACCTGGCCAACAGCGACCCGCTGACCAGCCTGCCGACGCGCCGTGTGTTTGAAGAGATGGTTTCCAAGGAATGGAGCCGTTCCAGACGCCATCGATTGCCACTGTCATTCGTGATTTTCGATATCGATTATTTCAAACGAATCAACGACGTCCACGGTCATGTTTCCGGTGACCAGGTCTTGCGGGAAATCGGTCGGATTCTCTCCGATTCGGTTCGCAAGTCGGATATTATCTGCCGCTACGGTGGCGAAGAGTTCTGTGCCGTGTTGCCGGAAACCTCTTCCGCCCAGGCATGCATCTGGGCCGAGAACCTCCGTAAGCGAATCGCCGAAACCGAAATCATCCTCGACTCGGCAGTGGTCAACGTAACGACCAGTTTCGGCATCGTCGAAGCGATGGCCGAAATGGAAGAATTGGACGACCTGATCGAGATCGCCGATCAATGCCTGATCGAAGCTAAACAAAAAGGGCGCAACCAGGTCGTCTCGTTTAATAACCTCCAAAACGCCGTTTGCTGTGGCGATACGGGGCACCTTGACCTGGTGTTCGGTGGAGCCGTCGCGGCGGACGCGATGACTCCGGTGGTCAGCACGGTGACGCCTGATTCAAGTGTTATCGATATCAGCCAGTTTTTCTTGAACTATCGAATTCCGTCCGCACCGGTCGTCGATCACGAAGGTAGCCTGGTCGGGATCGTTTCGGAGAAGGATCTGATGTCGGTCGCCTGTCGGCCGAACCCTCACGAGATCACGATCGCCGAAGTGATGCGAAAAAACCTGATCTGTTATCCACCAAACATCCCCCTGCGGATCGTCTGGGAATTCCTCAACCGTGTTTCCATTCGCACAGTCTTGATTACCGAGAACAGCAAGACGCTGGGCGTCCTCAGCCGACAAAGTATCCTGCGTTGGCTGGCCAACACCACATGGAACCAAAACGGACCGATGGGACATGCTGGTGATGTCAGCAACACATCGTCGCAACGGCTCGAGGTCGCTGCCAAACTGCTGGCCGAAACTTCGCGTCAGTTGACCAACGACGTTGAAGTGCGTACCGAAGACGAACACGCCGCCATGGTGATTGGTACGGTCTCGAAGATGCAAGATCTCATGACCGATCTCCTGGAAGCCGTTCGAGGTGGTTCCGGTTCGGGAGCCATGTCCTTGGGGACCGCGTTCAACACGACCGACTTCTAA
- a CDS encoding polysaccharide biosynthesis/export family protein, giving the protein MRTYKLTLCSLIVACATSSAWAQMMAPSCNPQERQVLVGVDSTDPVCEGEPHWNARRPIPWQVFAQGEYVGPARTAHVPEYRLRVGDDLDFVYRLTRQQTTSPYRFEVGDKVRIESLTDPDINREQDIQPDGTITLLLLNQVHAARRTVDELRTYLEEEYKQYYKVPAITVTPLKVSTKLEDLRASVDSRYGTGGQGRSSRVTPEGTIQLPLIGNVPAQGLTLDELKREIDQRYAQEIEGIEITPVLIDRAPRYIYVLGEVPNPGRYELTGPTTAIQSIAMAGGWNVGANLREVVVFRRAEDWRLMATKLDLKGALYGKRPAPSDELWIRDADIVIVPKSPVLWADEFIELVFTRGIYGVVPFQGVNISVNRLSNF; this is encoded by the coding sequence ATGCGTACTTATAAACTCACTCTCTGCAGCTTGATCGTCGCCTGTGCAACTTCGTCGGCGTGGGCCCAAATGATGGCCCCTTCGTGCAACCCTCAAGAACGACAGGTTCTGGTTGGCGTCGACTCGACCGACCCGGTCTGCGAGGGGGAACCGCACTGGAACGCACGCCGTCCGATCCCCTGGCAGGTCTTCGCCCAAGGCGAATACGTCGGCCCGGCTCGTACGGCTCATGTGCCGGAGTACCGACTGCGCGTGGGGGACGATCTCGACTTCGTCTATCGACTTACGCGGCAACAGACGACAAGCCCTTACCGTTTTGAGGTTGGCGACAAAGTCCGCATCGAGTCGCTGACCGATCCTGATATCAACCGTGAGCAGGATATTCAACCCGACGGCACGATTACTCTGCTGCTGCTCAATCAGGTTCACGCCGCGCGACGCACGGTCGATGAGCTGCGAACCTATCTCGAAGAGGAATACAAACAGTATTACAAGGTTCCCGCAATCACCGTCACGCCGCTGAAAGTGAGCACCAAGCTGGAAGACCTGCGTGCGTCGGTCGATAGTCGATACGGCACCGGTGGTCAGGGACGCAGCAGCCGAGTGACGCCGGAAGGGACCATTCAACTTCCCCTGATCGGCAACGTGCCTGCCCAGGGGTTGACGCTCGACGAACTCAAACGCGAGATCGACCAGCGTTATGCCCAGGAGATCGAAGGGATCGAAATCACTCCGGTCCTGATCGACCGAGCTCCACGGTATATCTACGTGCTAGGGGAAGTCCCCAACCCAGGCCGCTACGAACTGACCGGTCCGACGACCGCCATTCAAAGCATCGCCATGGCTGGCGGTTGGAACGTCGGGGCCAACCTGCGCGAGGTGGTCGTCTTCCGCCGCGCCGAAGACTGGCGTTTGATGGCGACCAAGCTTGACCTGAAGGGTGCCCTGTACGGCAAACGCCCTGCCCCGTCGGACGAACTTTGGATTCGCGATGCCGACATCGTCATCGTGCCCAAGAGCCCGGTCTTGTGGGCCGACGAGTTCATTGAACTGGTCTTCACACGTGGGATTTACGGGGTGGTACCCTTCCAAGGGGTCAACATCAGCGTCAACCGCCTGAGCAACTTTTAA
- a CDS encoding redoxin domain-containing protein: MYRLILIFSLSCLLVSPVWARESKVEPQPIGKKIEGFELKDFRGKTHKLSDYADSEVVVLAFIGCECPVAKRYTVTLGQLADQFKDQKVSILAVDANQHDSITEMASFARVHSLEIPFLKDLANRLADQVGAERTPEVVLLDQERTIRYRGRIDDHFLVGNIRDGATRDDLKIAIQEVLAGKKVSVPETDPVGCHIGRILEADETSQVTYSDQIARIFQKRCVECHRESQIAPFALTDYDEVVGWAEMIAEVVEDQRMPPWHADPKYGHFSNDRHLTKEEKDTILKWVEAGAPEGDPKRLPEPVKYVEGWTLPEKPELILDITKEPYQVPAEGEVKYKYFVTDPGFTEDKWIKGAELKAGNLQVVHHILCFALPPGADGRELGGGARGFLVGYVPGKLARNYPEGMAKRIPAGSRLVFQMHYTPIGSPQEDLSQIGFNFMDPKDVKYEVKTTSAVNHRLAIPPGDNNFKVEARSKPSPSDDTVILSFMPHMHLRGKAFRYVGVNDGKEEILIDIPAYDFNWQTAYELAEPKKMPKGSYVQAIAHYDNSEENLFNPDPTKTVRWGDQTWDEMMIGYFDVAVPVDPKTLAKKSEPGEVPEAVLNKANELITKFDENQDGEVARSEVPEQGHNVFDRLDTNADKTVTRQELIDIFQKYPAVMRMLK, from the coding sequence GTGTACCGCCTCATCCTCATCTTTTCTCTCAGCTGCCTACTGGTTTCGCCGGTCTGGGCTCGTGAATCGAAAGTCGAACCGCAGCCGATCGGCAAGAAGATCGAAGGGTTCGAACTGAAGGACTTCCGCGGCAAAACACACAAGCTCTCGGACTACGCTGACAGCGAAGTCGTCGTCCTGGCGTTTATTGGTTGTGAATGCCCCGTTGCCAAGCGGTACACCGTCACGCTTGGGCAGTTGGCTGACCAGTTCAAAGATCAGAAGGTCTCGATTCTGGCTGTCGATGCCAACCAGCACGATTCGATCACCGAGATGGCTTCGTTTGCCAGGGTTCACTCGCTGGAGATCCCCTTCCTGAAAGATCTGGCCAATCGCCTGGCCGACCAAGTCGGTGCCGAGCGAACGCCTGAGGTCGTCCTGCTGGATCAGGAAAGAACCATTCGCTATCGCGGACGCATCGACGACCACTTTCTGGTTGGCAACATTCGCGACGGCGCGACGCGCGACGACCTCAAGATCGCGATCCAGGAAGTTTTAGCCGGCAAGAAGGTGAGCGTGCCCGAGACCGACCCGGTCGGCTGTCACATCGGGCGCATACTCGAGGCGGACGAAACCTCGCAGGTAACGTACTCTGATCAAATTGCCCGCATCTTCCAGAAGCGCTGCGTCGAATGCCACCGCGAAAGTCAGATTGCTCCGTTCGCGCTGACCGACTACGACGAAGTGGTTGGCTGGGCGGAGATGATCGCCGAAGTGGTGGAAGACCAACGCATGCCTCCCTGGCACGCCGATCCCAAGTACGGACACTTCTCCAACGATCGTCACCTTACCAAAGAAGAGAAGGACACGATCCTGAAGTGGGTCGAGGCCGGTGCCCCGGAAGGAGATCCCAAGCGACTGCCAGAGCCGGTTAAGTACGTCGAAGGTTGGACTCTTCCGGAAAAGCCGGAGTTGATCCTCGACATCACGAAAGAACCGTACCAGGTTCCGGCCGAAGGAGAAGTCAAATACAAGTACTTCGTCACTGATCCTGGCTTTACCGAAGACAAGTGGATCAAGGGAGCCGAACTTAAGGCCGGCAACCTGCAGGTAGTTCACCACATCCTCTGTTTCGCCTTGCCTCCGGGTGCCGACGGTCGTGAACTGGGAGGGGGCGCACGCGGGTTCCTGGTCGGTTACGTTCCCGGCAAGCTGGCCAGAAACTACCCGGAAGGGATGGCCAAACGCATTCCGGCCGGATCGCGGCTCGTCTTCCAGATGCACTACACGCCGATTGGATCGCCGCAGGAAGACCTCAGCCAGATCGGCTTTAACTTCATGGACCCGAAGGACGTGAAGTACGAAGTGAAAACGACCAGCGCGGTCAATCACCGCCTTGCGATTCCACCGGGGGATAACAATTTCAAAGTCGAAGCCAGGTCGAAGCCGTCGCCGAGTGACGACACCGTCATCCTCAGCTTTATGCCGCACATGCACCTGCGTGGCAAAGCGTTTCGGTACGTGGGGGTCAACGATGGCAAAGAAGAGATTCTGATCGATATCCCGGCGTACGATTTCAACTGGCAAACCGCCTACGAACTGGCCGAGCCGAAGAAGATGCCCAAGGGCTCGTACGTGCAGGCCATCGCCCACTACGACAACTCGGAAGAGAACCTCTTCAACCCCGACCCGACCAAGACGGTCCGCTGGGGAGATCAAACCTGGGATGAGATGATGATCGGTTATTTCGACGTCGCCGTTCCGGTCGATCCTAAGACCTTAGCCAAAAAGTCCGAGCCTGGCGAAGTACCTGAAGCGGTGCTCAACAAGGCGAACGAACTGATCACCAAGTTCGACGAAAACCAGGATGGAGAAGTGGCTCGATCCGAGGTGCCTGAGCAAGGGCACAACGTCTTCGATCGCCTCGACACCAACGCCGACAAAACGGTGACGCGTCAGGAATTGATCGACATCTTCCAGAAGTATCCAGCCGTGATGCGCATGCTTAAGTAG
- a CDS encoding tetratricopeptide repeat protein, with translation MLRIWKESDRVLWMLILLYLVIMTVAALPTLQRRAAANRPATLLEMAWAAEGNLSEADRAAAQQRLTRHLAWMENNLPAQWGRYSIQERAEWVFQSMHEHLLFGEYDENQNTLSKALLEGNYNCVSATILYQILTDRAGLPTVAMQTRGHVWCRLLSRPELDVETTCPTWFLLEPHDQGQSPAIQAADEARTLSARGLAAKIPYNKASLAAAQGDYSGAIEYLNFALSLDPQDAAAMRNRSAILNNWAVACIGEKDCQTALDILERMEAQRPHDPDLEGNRSKIVDAVIDQWCHQGRYSEALRLLQMQGDPSQSRHSVRSLYQAWIQDAASRGDWYEAKNALRLAISAHQDDPLTVAQLRRQYRQLISG, from the coding sequence ATGCTTCGAATTTGGAAGGAATCTGACCGCGTCCTTTGGATGCTGATTCTGCTTTACCTGGTGATCATGACGGTCGCCGCGCTGCCCACACTGCAGCGCCGGGCCGCGGCCAATCGCCCGGCAACTTTATTGGAAATGGCCTGGGCCGCCGAAGGCAACCTCAGCGAAGCCGATCGAGCCGCCGCCCAACAGCGCTTGACCAGGCACCTGGCTTGGATGGAAAACAATCTTCCTGCGCAGTGGGGACGCTACTCGATCCAAGAGCGGGCCGAGTGGGTCTTTCAGTCGATGCACGAGCACTTGCTGTTCGGCGAGTACGACGAAAACCAGAACACCCTCAGCAAGGCCCTGCTCGAAGGAAACTACAACTGCGTTTCGGCGACCATTCTGTATCAGATTCTGACCGATCGGGCAGGGCTGCCTACCGTGGCGATGCAAACCCGCGGGCATGTCTGGTGCCGCCTGTTGAGTCGTCCGGAGTTGGACGTCGAAACGACCTGTCCGACGTGGTTTCTGCTCGAGCCGCACGATCAAGGTCAATCCCCTGCGATACAAGCCGCGGATGAAGCACGAACGCTTTCGGCGCGTGGACTGGCCGCGAAGATTCCGTACAACAAAGCCAGCCTGGCCGCCGCGCAAGGAGACTACTCTGGCGCGATCGAATACTTGAACTTCGCCCTGTCGCTCGATCCGCAAGACGCGGCGGCGATGCGGAATCGCAGCGCTATTTTGAATAACTGGGCCGTGGCGTGCATCGGGGAGAAGGACTGCCAGACGGCGCTCGATATCCTCGAGCGGATGGAAGCCCAGCGTCCTCATGATCCTGACCTGGAAGGGAACCGCAGTAAGATCGTTGATGCGGTGATCGATCAGTGGTGCCACCAGGGGCGTTACTCCGAGGCATTACGCTTGTTGCAAATGCAGGGCGACCCGTCGCAAAGCCGGCACTCGGTCCGTTCGCTTTACCAGGCCTGGATTCAAGACGCCGCCAGCCGTGGCGATTGGTACGAGGCGAAGAACGCGCTGCGACTGGCCATCTCGGCCCATCAAGACGATCCGTTAACCGTCGCTCAACTTCGACGCCAGTACCGCCAGCTGATTTCCGGCTAA
- a CDS encoding sialate O-acetylesterase, protein MLARTPALLLFALLLVASSLASAQEAVDVYILSGQSNMAGSGTKSQLPEKWKTPLPSVQYWDGKQFVDFDPMTLNLNGGGRFGPEVGFAGTMASLAPAKTIYIVKFALSGQPLHAGFNGGKWMGEEPGPNRGTFYPGTSPEDPNMGNHYKRLRDQFTKAFAALKEAGKNPQLKGIAWMQGEADAKQEISATKYDQSIALLKSRIEEDCQSGPVPLAMGQVLPNIPWMERFTHRNEIRQAQADADMRSGSELAILGVWNVPTDGMPLLPDTVHYDTTGQLMLGTSFALGVLEAANQMKMLAANDDPE, encoded by the coding sequence ATGCTCGCTCGTACGCCTGCCCTGCTCCTTTTCGCTCTGCTGCTTGTGGCATCGTCGTTGGCTTCCGCTCAGGAGGCGGTCGACGTTTACATTCTTTCCGGCCAGTCGAACATGGCCGGCAGCGGTACGAAGTCGCAGCTTCCCGAAAAGTGGAAGACGCCGCTGCCGTCGGTGCAATACTGGGATGGCAAGCAGTTTGTCGACTTCGATCCGATGACTTTGAACCTCAACGGGGGCGGGCGATTCGGACCGGAAGTTGGTTTCGCCGGGACGATGGCATCCCTTGCACCTGCCAAGACGATCTATATCGTCAAGTTCGCACTCAGCGGCCAACCGCTGCATGCGGGGTTTAACGGAGGCAAGTGGATGGGTGAAGAGCCAGGCCCCAACCGCGGTACGTTTTATCCCGGCACCTCGCCGGAAGACCCGAACATGGGAAATCATTACAAACGACTGCGCGATCAATTCACCAAAGCGTTTGCCGCGCTGAAAGAGGCCGGGAAGAATCCTCAGCTGAAAGGGATTGCCTGGATGCAGGGGGAAGCGGATGCCAAGCAGGAGATTTCCGCCACGAAGTACGACCAGTCGATCGCGCTGCTCAAGTCGCGAATCGAAGAAGACTGCCAGAGCGGTCCGGTACCACTGGCCATGGGTCAGGTCCTTCCTAATATTCCGTGGATGGAACGCTTCACCCACCGCAACGAGATCCGCCAGGCCCAAGCCGATGCCGACATGCGCAGCGGATCCGAACTGGCAATTCTCGGTGTGTGGAACGTCCCCACCGATGGCATGCCGCTGCTACCAGACACCGTCCACTACGACACGACCGGGCAGCTAATGCTCGGGACTTCCTTCGCGTTGGGGGTTTTGGAAGCGGCGAACCAGATGAAAATGCTCGCCGCCAACGACGATCCTGAATAA